The Acidobacteriota bacterium genome includes a region encoding these proteins:
- the trpB gene encoding tryptophan synthase subunit beta, whose product MSDSPITGPDRRGRYGAYGGRFVPETLVGPLEELEEAYREASGDPGFRRELEGLLASYVGRPTPLTRARRLERLLGKGRVYLKREDLTHTGAHKINNAVGQALLARRMGKGRLIAETGAGQHGVATATVAALFGMRCEIYMGTEDMRRQELNVFRMRLLGARVRPVDSGTRTLKDAINEAMRDWVTNVADTHYLLGSVLGAHPYPWIVRDFQSVIGREARAQVLAAEGRLPDLLIACVGGGSNAMGLFYDFLGDPGVRMVGVEAGGRGTALGEHAARFGGGRLGVLQGTYSYVLQDDNGQIAATHSVSAGLDYASVGPEHACLHDSGRVTYTSVTDELALEAFQLLARQEGIIPALESAHAVAELVRMAPGLGRDSLVVLNLSGRGDKDVAQVARILEAGGGEGGTDD is encoded by the coding sequence ATGTCAGACAGTCCGATCACCGGCCCTGACCGGAGGGGGCGCTATGGCGCCTACGGGGGGCGCTTCGTGCCCGAAACCCTGGTGGGCCCGCTCGAGGAGCTCGAGGAGGCCTATCGCGAGGCTTCGGGGGATCCCGGTTTCCGGCGGGAACTGGAGGGGCTGCTCGCATCCTACGTCGGGCGCCCCACCCCGCTCACCCGGGCGCGGCGCCTCGAACGCCTCCTGGGGAAGGGGCGCGTCTATCTCAAGCGCGAGGACCTGACCCACACGGGCGCCCACAAGATCAACAACGCCGTCGGCCAGGCGCTCCTGGCCCGCCGCATGGGCAAGGGGCGCCTCATCGCGGAAACCGGCGCGGGGCAGCACGGCGTGGCGACGGCGACCGTGGCCGCCCTTTTCGGGATGCGGTGCGAGATCTACATGGGGACGGAGGACATGCGCCGGCAGGAGCTGAACGTCTTCCGGATGCGGCTCCTGGGGGCCCGGGTCCGCCCCGTCGACAGCGGCACCCGCACCCTCAAGGACGCCATCAACGAGGCGATGCGCGACTGGGTGACGAATGTCGCCGACACCCACTACCTGCTCGGGTCGGTGCTGGGCGCCCACCCCTACCCCTGGATCGTGCGCGATTTCCAGTCCGTGATCGGGCGCGAGGCCCGCGCCCAGGTCCTCGCGGCCGAGGGGCGGCTGCCCGACCTGCTGATCGCGTGCGTGGGGGGGGGGAGCAACGCCATGGGGCTCTTTTACGATTTTCTCGGCGACCCCGGGGTACGCATGGTCGGGGTGGAGGCCGGGGGGCGCGGCACGGCGCTGGGGGAGCACGCCGCCCGCTTCGGCGGGGGGCGCCTGGGGGTCCTGCAGGGGACCTACAGCTATGTCCTTCAGGACGACAACGGCCAGATCGCCGCGACCCACTCGGTGTCCGCGGGGCTCGATTACGCCAGCGTCGGCCCGGAACACGCGTGCCTCCACGACAGCGGCCGGGTCACCTACACTTCGGTCACGGACGAACTGGCCCTGGAAGCCTTCCAGCTCCTCGCCCGGCAGGAGGGGATCATCCCGGCGCTCGAGAGCGCCCACGCCGTGGCGGAACTGGTCCGCATGGCCCCCGGCCTCGGCCGGGACTCGCTGGTGGTGCTGAACCTGTCGGGGCGCGGCGACAAGGACGTCGCCCAGGTGGCCCGGATTCTGGAAGCCGGGGGCGGGGAAGGAGGGACGGATGACTGA
- a CDS encoding tryptophan synthase subunit alpha — MFDRLRARGEKAFIPFIMAGDPDLETTVRLVPELERAGSHIVELGVPFSDPVADGPVIQRAGMRALRHGYALGDYLGAIAEIRKVSDIPLILFSYLNPVLQYGLERLARGARAAGGDGALITDITPEEGDEYRECMRRHELDCVFLAAPTSGPERVRRIAECSTGFIYVVSRAGVTGARRELSGTVRPTVERVRAHTALPIAVGFGISAPEQVRSVWEIADGAVVGSAIVAEMEKGGDAAGFPARVGAFCRWLSGAGA; from the coding sequence ATGTTCGACCGGCTGCGCGCGCGGGGGGAAAAGGCCTTCATCCCCTTCATCATGGCGGGGGACCCGGACCTGGAGACGACCGTCCGGCTCGTCCCGGAATTGGAGCGGGCGGGATCCCACATCGTGGAGCTGGGGGTCCCGTTTTCCGACCCGGTGGCGGACGGGCCCGTCATCCAGCGCGCCGGCATGCGCGCGCTGCGGCACGGGTACGCGCTCGGGGACTATCTCGGGGCCATCGCGGAGATCCGGAAGGTGAGCGACATCCCCCTCATCCTCTTCAGCTACCTGAACCCGGTGCTGCAGTACGGGCTGGAGCGGCTGGCGCGCGGGGCGCGCGCCGCGGGGGGCGACGGCGCCCTGATTACGGACATCACCCCCGAGGAAGGGGACGAATACCGGGAGTGCATGCGGCGCCACGAACTGGACTGCGTCTTCCTGGCCGCCCCGACCAGCGGTCCCGAGCGGGTCCGGCGGATCGCCGAGTGCTCGACCGGTTTCATCTACGTGGTTTCGCGGGCCGGGGTCACGGGAGCGCGGCGGGAGCTTTCCGGCACCGTCAGACCGACCGTCGAGCGGGTCCGGGCGCACACGGCGCTGCCGATCGCGGTCGGTTTCGGGATCTCGGCGCCGGAGCAGGTCCGGTCGGTATGGGAGATCGCCGACGGAGCCGTGGTGGGGAGCGCCATCGTGGCCGAGATGGAAAAGGGAGGGGACGCCGCGGGGTTTCCCGCCCGGGTCGGCGCGTTCTGCCGGTGGCTATCGGGGGCCGGCGCCTGA